Proteins from one Mercurialis annua linkage group LG7, ddMerAnnu1.2, whole genome shotgun sequence genomic window:
- the LOC126656788 gene encoding uncharacterized protein LOC126656788, producing the protein MSEPAGAGSGPVRHTGGSRSALKHMHVMERELGRKPSATELYTRLHSTKADKKPIDKRAHDMTVLNMLRTFPEKWDANTERLAAATQPQTGEGSSSSPVAVDETQVFLDIEGINKKKRVYGLGSASSRYVGPSSRVQRGSSSRTSQQAGEEVERRVQAGIQRVCDWLSNSRLRTWPI; encoded by the exons ATGAGCGAGCCAGCGGGCGCCGGTTCTGGACCTGTCCGCCATACTGGTGGATCTCGCTCTGCTCTCAAGCATATGCATGTGatg GAAAGGGAGCTTGGCCGGAAACCGAGTGCGACAGAGTTGTACACTCGCCTTCACTCCACGAAGGCTGACAAGAAGCCGATCGACAAACGGGCTCATGATATGACT GTGTTAAATATGTTAAG gactttccctgaaaaatgg GACGCCAACACTGAGAGGCTTGCTGCTGCGACACAGCCTCAGACCGGAGAGGGTAGCTCCTCGAGCCCAGTTGCAGTGGACGAGACCCAGGTGTTTCTAGACATCGAGGGCATCAACAAGAAGAAACGTGTGTACGGCTTGGGTTCTGCGAGCAGCAGGTACGTCGGGCCAAGCAGCAGGGTGCAGCGAGGCAGCTCTTCTAGGACGTCGCAGCAGGCAGGcgaggaggtcgagcgccgtGTCCAGGCCGGCATTCAAAGAGTCTGCGACTGGCTCAGCAACAGCAGGCTTCGAACATGGCCCATATGA